A region of the Euwallacea similis isolate ESF13 chromosome 10, ESF131.1, whole genome shotgun sequence genome:
TGGGGGTTATGGAGGTCACCAAGGCGGAGGGTATGGAGGTCATCAAGGCGGCGGTTTCGGAGGTGAGATGATTTACTTCAACGATTAACAGAGTGCATAAGAAGTTTGTTCCTAAGGAGGCGGCCACAACGGAGGAGGCGGTTATGGTGGTGGCGGACGCGGAGGAGGTGGATATGCCAGTGCTTCCGCGACAGCCAGCGCCAAAGCTGGAGGATAGTAAGTcctaaaatcaatttcctcaATCACCttgcaaaaattattgtgCAACATTATTCACTTGAATCAGAAATTTGGCTTTTTTGGAAAGGTCCTGCATAAGCGAAGATGTCTATATCATCCAAAAAATACATGATTTTCTTCTGTTACAGTGGGCGCAAATAAACCCCCGACGTGCGCCTACCTACATGAACTCGAACCTGGAATAGGACCTTAATACTACTTAAAAGAAACAACCTCATCTGTGAAGAATACTTTCTGTAAAAATTCGTAATATAACACTATTGTCCTGTATATATTTCAAATCCAGTATCCTACGTGGTATATGATTTGTGGTACTGTCTAGTGAGTACCACCGCACCAGACTCTAATGTCAAAAGATGGCGCTAACATTAAAAGCAACTTCTTTGCTCTCGTGTTAGACAAATTTAGAGCAATCGATACGAGTTGACCTCAATTTGTAATAGAGAAATCGCTACACAATGCTCAGTTTGAAGGGAAAAATGTGCCCTAAGGTTGATGGAATTAATGGTGCTTCGACGCGGGGAGCATGATGAAAGTTCAAGTAACTATTtaccatttaattaaaattaatgttatcgAATGATATTGTTTACTTCGTACACGATATTGTTTGCCCTCTTATTACTAAACAATAATGCTCGttgtgtgcaaattttaaaaaataaacaaataattgtttatgaTATTTGATAAACTGGCAACAGAGTGAAGTAGCCGCATAGCAATGGACCAAATGCTCAGAGTGACGTTTCTCTTTGTTGTCAAAGTATTTTGACAGTCTCGGCTGCTGCTagattaaatttggaattctTAGCGTTTGTGCAGGAACAACAAAGTAAGTAATCAAGTTGCAAAATAGAAGTTTGCAATCAAGTTCGAtggaaagaaaatgaaattgaacataaatgATCATAAAGTAAAGCAGATAATTAAAggtattaaacaaaaaaaactgagATCCGTTTTGAAATGTGAGCCAAAGCCAACACATGGAATAAATGGACAAAAACACTTTATTACTTGCGTCACACTCGTTGTACCTAATTCTGTGAAAACGATAAGAATTCTgaagttaaattatttctcGCGGAAAATAAGCCGTTTATTCAATGGAAATACTACTAGGTAGCATCTTTTGATGATGCAACAATGCAGCAAACTCTTTTATAAGTTGTAATCAATGGCTTGGGTCTCTTCAATCTGTCCCCAGTTTATCATTTGTTAGTAGTGCCAAATGTCGGTCAGATCTCGATACAGGCAAGGAAATGCTCCATTACGCTAATAGGATTATAAAGACGTGTCTATggcaaaaacgaaaattagaTTTAGCTCATTGCCATGAGAGCATCCAGTATATTTATTATGTCATTAAGAGCAATCTAAATTTGGTGACATTCtcattctatttgaaaattgctcCGAGTTATCGCATTTTTTGGTGTGCCTTATCATCTTTCCGGAGCCAGTTGGTCAATGATGATAGCGACGACCATTTTCCCCCTTTTAAGGCTATTTGAAGAGCAACTGTGAAAAATCTCCTTATGATGAGTAAGTCtagaaaattttggataaaaattaacagatgGAGCTAATAACGCAGCTTCAAACTTCGCGACCATAGGTGGGGACActaattgaataatttctttttttaggtGAACCGACTGAAGTGAAACCCGAAAATGGCGTGGGACTTAAAAGGGAATTGGGGCTATTTTCCGCTGTCAACCTCATTTTGGCTGTAATGATCGGATCCGGCATTTTTGTCTCCCCAGCCCCTGCCCTTAAGTACAGCGGCTCAGTGGGCATGTGTGCTGTAGTTTGGGTCATATGCGGATTTGTCTCTCTTTTAGGTGAATTTACGCATGTATCTAAAAATCTAGCTGAAAATCCATCCATGCACAGGTGCCTTAGCTTTCGCGGAACTAGGAACGGTGATTCCTCGCTCGGGAGCCGAATATGCCTATTTTATGGACTCCTTCGGGCCTTTACATAACTTTTGGGGTCGCCTCCCCGCTTTCCTTTACTCTTGGCTTATGGTGGTAAGTCTATAGATACGCCTAAATCGACTCCAACTCATATAACTCATCAAATAGATCATAATACGGCCAGCAGAGGTGGCAGTCATAGTACTTACTTTTTCGGAGTACATCAGTCAACCGGTAATGGATCTGCTCTGCGTGCAGGATCTCGAAAATGAAAATCACGTCACCAAAGCTATGGCTCTAGTAGCTTTAGGTAATGGATTTTTATAGGTAAAACTCTTctaaatgttcaattttctCTTACTACTATATAGGAGTTATCACTTATATTAACGCGAGCAGTGTGAAACTATACGTGAAGGTGCAGAATGTATTTGGGGCTTTTAAGGTCCTTGCATGTCTTGTGGTGATAGTTGGGGGAATATATGAGCTTTCAATTGGTGAGTATGGGCGTCTTACTAGTCTGATTAGCATTAAAGCAGTTGTGACTTGAAGGGAATACAAGAAACTTGGCCAAGGGCTTCAAAGGAACCAGCTTTGCCCCAAAAGATGTCGCTCTAGCTTTTTATAGCGGCCTCTGGGCGTATGATGGATGGTCTGCTGTGACCACTGTCACTGAGGAAATTAAAGACCCAGAAAAGTAGCTATTGTcaacaatatttcaattacGGTTGCCGTTTTTGGAAATCCCAGAAGCGATTTTAGTTTACAACACTCAAAATGACGTACTTGAAATAACAAGATGGCGAGGCATATATCGCCGCCATTTTGATgtcatggaaaaaaaatcaaaccgACTAGATGGCGACCAAGTTTCTTTCTCCTGTTGACAATGTGAAAAGAAGTCTTAATGAATTTGCCTGAATCTTGTTGAAAAGTCTTGAATGAATCAATTTTTCTGCGATGTTTCAAGAAAAATGGCGATCTGTTTGCTTTTCCGCTTTCTTGAAGGCATCACTATATAGGATTTCCTTTACAGAAACATTCCTAGGAGCATACTGATAAGCGTCCCCATAGTGACCGGACTCTATGTGTTTATGAACGTGGCCTATATGACTGTCCTCTCTATCCCTGAAATGATGAACTCTCAGGCAGTGGCTGTGACCTTCGGGGAGCGCGTTTTAGGACCCTTTGCTTTCATCATCCCCCTAGGGGTAGCTCTCAGCACCTTCGGATGTGCCTTGAGTATCCAATTCGGAGTTACAAGGTATGTGACTATCACCACTGtttcaaaaagtatttataAGCTTAAATACAACTTCCAATTATAGGCTTTGCTATGTAGCAGGACAAGATGGCTTCATGCTGGAAGCGTTTTCTTATGTCCACTACAAGAAGTTAACCCCCTCTCCTGCAGTCGTCTTCCAAGGCCTTATAGCCTTCCTCTTCATAGCTAGTGGAGATATAGTGCAACTAATAGAGTTTGCAAGCTTTCTTATATGGATGTTTTATGGCACTGCCATGGTCTCCCTGCTGATTTTAAGACGCACAAAACCAGATATTCCCCGGCCTTATAAAGTGCCCTTATTTATACCCATTTTCATTCTTCTAGTGGCGATTTATCTTAGTGCTACACCTATTCTAGCTGACCCAGACCCCATGTATCTCTTTGCATTGTTGTTCACAGTTGCCGGGGTTCCAGTGTACTATCTGTGTATCAGTAAAAGACATCAACCCAAAAATATTATGAGTGAGTTTAGAGTTGCCAGTTTCGTTTAGGTTAATTTAGAGTTAATGGTTTCAGGTAAGGTAACATATGGGATGCAAATGGTGTTTGAGGTTGCGCCTCCACAGGTTACTTGATACAACAATAATGCCACAATGcctttgatttattttgtaataaagtttttttaataaatatttacaaaaaacactGACTCACTCTGACATACATACAATACGAAACAACTTATTGAGGTCTCATCATCATCTGTGGGGCTTGAgcttttttgaagtttgtaaaATGTTCCAAATACTGTTGAATGGTATCAAGGGGTGAATAAATGTCCTGCATTCGATTCTGTAAAAATGGAGGTGGGGTGGTAGGCGCTGAGGATCCCAAAAAGCCCTGCATGAACTCCACCATCAACTCCCAGCACATAGCCGGCACTACACATGGCTTGTACTCCACTTCGACAAGAACCCCCTTGAAATTGCTGCTTACTGTCACTGTGCCCAACTTCACGCAAAAATCACCAATCTCATATCTTGGTCCTTTAGATTCTGCTTTAGTCTGCTTCTTTGACTGATAGAAGCTGTTCATCTTCATCATGAGCAGGTCGAAAAGGCCATCAGTGGCAAGGGGGATGATCTTGGAACCTGTGTCCAGTAGGGAAAATACAGTGGCAGGTTGCTCGGAGTTGTGCAGTACATGGACGGTTCTTTGGTGGCCCAGGGCGGGCACTGAGATGTAGGTTTCACAGTCTACGAGGAATTGACCCTGGGGGGACGCGCCAAGGGCCACTATTCGTTTGTTAAGAATTTCCACAGTTTGAGGCCCCGTGCGGTTGTCTATGGGAAATTGGGTGAGCACGGTAACACCCATTGCTGGTTATTTGGGATTTCACATTCAGAAAACGCTCGGaaagtgtaaataaaaattgtgtcCTAGTACATAACCTCAATGTTCCTCATATAATAAATACGCCAGGACCGTAATGTATGTTTCAGATTCGGGAAACTAACATTTTTCCGCTTATTAGTGCCTTCGCGGAATTTTCTATGCCTGACTGATAAATTTGGCGATgttagagaatatttttaaaaattatttcggtTGGGCATACATTAATTAGTGCTTGAATGGATTGTTATTAGAGCCTAAAGACGGACCTGTCTGGTGagattcaattttcaaattggtcACTGAAATCTGAATTAATCATATACCGCAATGTGTTTCATGCAACTTGCGGCTACCGCTCATAGATGGGGTGCTAAGGGTACAAATCCGCgatattaacaattaataaattttccccGCATTTTGCTTATATAATACGTATTTTATGTAGGAAAAAGCCGCTACGGACTAATAAATTCTTAactaaaattccaaatattcTAAATTCAAAATCCTGTAAAATTCATCCTTGAACTTTGGGTCACGGCCAGCAGATGTCACCATTCGTAACCGTTACCACAGATTCAAATCGGACATTTGGCGGTAAAAccaatttaaacaaatttgagGGTTGTTTCTGgcttttatgttaattttaccTCATGGATAATTCCCGAAAAACCCTTACAAACACACTGAAATCCTATAATGCAACACCGAATCTAGACAGGGTCTTTCTTTGTCACGATTCCGGATCATGCGCCGTTCAACTGGCCGCTAGGAAAGGAATTTCTTGTGGCATGGTTGATGTCAGTTCCGAACAATTTCTCGTTAACATGGACGAAACGTCGGTAATTTGCGCGTTTTTCTTCGGTTTTTAGCTAGTTTTAagtcaaattttcaatgaaaatgcGTCTAAAATGGTGACAATAAAACTGTAGTGTAAGTTTCGGGCGGAATAATCAAAAAGAACGCCGCAGATTCCAGGTAATCTCGCAgtgtttttgttgttttattcaGGGGGTCTTTAATTCAACCTCGGTAGCGGGTCTTTTGAGGTTTTTCTGGGTCTTTGGACCCGCATTTTAAGCAGAAACGCGGCTCGCCTTTAAATAAACGATTCACGAAAAAATATCgattcgtttttatttataaaaacaccACAAAGCCACCTGCAGAACCTTTAACTTATTCACCCCCCAACCCTCATTAATTTATACAATATAGCTTGATAATACACGTACACAGAATTGATTTTAATGCTTATAGAGGTCGGCATTAACCCTTTGTTTCCAAATGCTTTAGTAGCACATCAAGCATCGCTTTgcctttaaataaaataaaccacTTCAAGTTTAAACCTggtcatttttcaaattttataaatcagAAACTCGTGGTTTTTAAATCACACACGAAGAAACAACTTTCCATAGAGATTTCAAACATGCAAAATTGATCACGTATTTACCACCTGACCTTATCGTTGAATATCTGAGTcacatatgtatatgataGAGCACCCTTATTACCAGCCTCATGTCGTCACACCGCATCGTCATCCCCTGAATTCCAATTAGCCTTGAGTGTTACGATTTCTGTCCTTGAAAAGGTATTGAAAAGACATGGACTGCATACTTATTATTTGACTTGTTTAAATGCGGATCGGTCATTGGTATTCCCTGTATAGGGCCTTAAACCGATCTTAATTAATCCAGAGAGCAAGACAAACATGACACACtgattttctttgaaacttATTGTTTGAATACGCATGTTGAGTTCTGATGCCACGTTACTTAAAAGTACACTGTTTGGCCTGTCACCTTATAAAACCGCCTCGGGACAAATATTTATGGGAATTAACTGGGTTTCTTGGCAATGAGTTGTGTCATAAAATACTGCGGGATCGATATTTTCGTGTTGTAAAGCTCCGAGAACGTGTAAACAGATCGGAGATATCGGAGTTTCGAGTTTCTCAAATCCAGGAAGCGAACGGGAGTTGTCCTGAAATAGCCGATACGCTTCCTCCTTCAAACTGACAATTTCCGCAATTAGTGCATATACTCGAGCAATCCGAAAAATGAGCATAACATCTTAATTGTGCTGATTATATAAAAACCATCTAGCGTTCTTCTTCAATGAACATTTGGTTTGAATCGCCCAGCCAGCGGCGGAGAACCTTGTCGATAGCTATCTATGGGGGGATTTATTGCAGTTCTCGCACTATTTGCCTTGTTTCGCTTCAGTGAATCAAACATTGTTAGAGTTTCTGTATCACAAACCATCAAAAAATACTTGTGGAAAGATGTGTCATTTTGTCGTGGAAACGACGAAAACAGGGCTTCGACAACTCTCCCTGCTCTAAAGTGATGATCCCCGGTAGTTCTGGCACCTAGGAGCTTGCTAAGGGCCTTTAGCGGCCAAAAATGAAGGCCAGCTACGTACTCCCCGCCAATGTGCGACAACATGTAAAAACGAATGGAAAGTTTAATAGCAGGATTGCGTCAAGAAGGCCCTGAGTAACACCTAAGGGATTTACACGTGTCCCAAGTTGTTAAGAACCTCCCTAAGAAGAATCGCAATGTGGAAGCCGAATGCTGGAAACAGGACATCGATAATTCTACATTTTCCACTTCTAAACTCTAAATGTATCATCGCTTAAGTCATGATTTGAGTAAGCGTGCGAATTTCAATAAGTGACCCTCAAAGAAGCCCCTAGCATGCATTTAAAAATGCCTCAGGTGTGCCCtagatcattaaaaaacaaatgaatatttaattgaagaaGTAAGCCTGGAATATTTTGCATTTGCGGAAAAATTGAGCAGCGCTCCTAAGCATCCGTATCTAAACAACCCCTAAGGCGTCCCTCTCCCTAAGTAGCCCCTTAGGGGAGTTACGTGCCGCTACTCGAACAATCATCGGTTGACTCCGACTGTTTTTACATAGTTTCTAGACGTTTTCTCCAATGCCTGCGAGCAATACAGGAACGTGGCTTCCAGGTAAAAGGCAGGGGAGTATAAAATTAGGccaaaataacataaaataaacaagCCGCGCTGTGAAAACTAGCGTCGGCGTCTGGGTTCGAAAATAGCCCGCAAAAACTGCGCCGGTACGACGCAAATCGGCAGGTTCAAAAGACTGGTAACCCGCGAAACAGTTGAATGGAATTGTTTAACAATGACCGGATTGTCGGCCTTATTGTGTGGAGTTGATGAAATAAGACAATCGCCTTATGCGTGAAAGTGTTACAGCACAGAAATATTGTTTCAGTGCGGGCGGCGCAGAGGAAAGTGCGCGGaagatctaaaaaaaattcgttgATCTACGACAATGTGTAGCATGACAAACGGATTCACATGCGGCTTAGGTAAACTACGACTTACATActatatcaaatttcttttatacAAATCCATTAATCAGAGAGATAATCGTAAATTCTCCTTTTGCTGGATTCCGCAAATAAATGGGTAGTAATTCCGAGAAATTGGAGTTTCGTGTTAATGACGACATACGGTATATTAACCGCATTTACGTATATTATGCTCATGGTAAAATTTGTAAAGCTGCAAATCTCCCGCTAAAGGTCAAACCTTGCGAGACTTGGCTGCAATTAAACCGCCCCCCCCCCGAAGCATCCCCCAACCCTGATAGCGGACTGGCCACAGAGTTGGCACAGAGCAACGCGAATTTCCACTCTGTGACGTCACCCGAGGGGGTAAAATTCTATTCTAGGTTAGTCGCGAGTGAGAATCAAAGAAGGCCGGCCGCCGTgtctttttgttaaaaaggagaaaaatatGTGCACCCCCGCGAGAAACTACCGCGATTTCTTTGTAGTTATGTGCTCATACTTTTGACGTCACAAATCCCCTATGATACCTCCGCCCctgataaaacaataaaacaccGAAAGTATGTTGTTTTCAGTTTCAaactgaaaacaaaatatattcagTTTTGGCAGCAACAGATGGTTAGTGTAGCCGAACGGCTGATTAATATAGTTTGATTGATATGTCATCAGCGGCGTGCCATCACCATCACCAACatataaaaaagataaaactcACCTGAACCTTCTTCTTATACCGAGTCCTAAAACTATGCTCTATCTCCTGACGTCATCAGAGACTGCAGCGTTGACAAATCGGCATGGCCACGGCCGGCGGTTCCCCAGGGGGCTCTCGAACGCCCCAAAATGGCGCCGGTACCCCCAAACGACGGCCTCACAGCTGGCACTACCAAGGGTCCTTTTCCAAAAGCAAGAAGAGGAAATCTCTAGGTAATTCTCATGTGGTCGTGCTCACCCTGTATCATCACCATGCATCTCCCATTGCTGTAATTCATAATTGCCAACACTGTAGTTGACCTCAGGTTTCAAGTTAGGATTAGAGCAAATTTGAGTTTGGTGATTAGTCCGATTTTTAGTTCGAAAATTCCACGTTTGAAGCCCCGAAACTCCCCAAAGTTCCCACGTGAAAACTTTAAGTACggacttaaaattttattttaagttttaagttCGCTTCTActttaatcttaaaaatacttaaaaaaagtatatagcCCTTTCTTGGAATTCCCTATTTGAAGTTtagaaaatcctaaaatttcattataagaaaaTGTCAAGTATCTGCCTGTGCCCTCCAAGAGTGTTCCTAATTGCAAGTCTTCACATTCACATGCTTCTAGGCGAAATTTTAAGCACAAACTTGAGTTCTCCTTTGCTTGAGTCATCTTTATGATAAGTTAAAGTCAGTTTCGAAATTGACAAATTCCAACTTGAGTTTTACGGTTCCATTACTTGAGATTGTTATTATATGAGAATTCCAGTGCTTGAGTCCTGGGTTTTCTTTGCCTTAAGTCAACTTTAAGTACACTTTAGTTTCCAGGACGACAGATTGTGAAAACTTGAAGTCTGTATTAGTCTTCACACGTTAGATTCAATTGAAAATCTAATTAAGTTTCggccattttcaatttcaagttTTGAACGTCTCAAGTTTCTgagttcaatatttttaaattctttttccGAAAGCAATTATTGAGAACGCTAAACTGCAAATCAGTCCGAAAAACAAACGTTGAGGCCTGAATGAAGCGCGGAAATTTTGCTGAAAGCTTGTCGGAAATTCATGCCACAAGACTCAGAAGAAAATCCAGAATATCAAGCTAACCGAGTCATTTAAACCCGAGTTTACTCAGCGCTATTCTGAAGTAACGCATGGATCATGGCGATGCACGCATGATCTTCTGAGCATATCAACTCTGAAGTTTTTCGAGAGTTAGTTACCTTTAAATTCTACTGAGCTATAGCTTCAGATCTTTGAGGCTTCAAAGTAAGTTTAAAGGTGAAATTAGTGATAAATTACTCCCCTTGGTCAACCCCCTTCAATGTTTTTCAAGTTGAGATCATTAACATAAAACCGTAATAAAGTCGTTTCTTTATTACTCACCGCAAACTTGGCCCAAATTGTCCCTCATTCCTTCTATATCTTAGcgttgttttaattaatttttgtttagacTATAATTAAGATTAATCCTTCCCTTAAAAGCTCGCGATTATGACGCTTTCTGTGGCGCCATCAAATGTACATAATACAACTATCAGGATCATGCATTAGCATCCATAGCTCTGATGATGATGGATAAAGAAACATCGAAACGTTGttgaatttgcatttttttccagCTCATCCATTCGCAACAATGGACGGCCAACGTGCTCTGGAACTAATGCCACTCCTGCAGGAACGACTGGTGATATTGACAGGCGGGAGAGATAGGAGGGGAGGGCCGGTACTCTCCTTTCCTGCCAGTCCTAGGAGGGAGAGGGCGAAACCCGAGGATTACAAGAGGCTGCTTCAGTACCTCATGTCTATTCCCAAGTAAGTAGAGACGTTAAAATGACGTAGAAATGATTTTAGAATGACGTTAAACCGGCGTTGAAGTGACGTTTAAATAACTTTCGCGTTACGGCATTTGTTAGGAATTGCGGTTTGAGAACATCTTCAAATTATGTTTAATTGGGTGGGATTTGTACCGTAAACTTTGCAGGCCCTTTTAGGGATGCTGATAAGATTAAAATGCCGATATGGAATGGGATTTTGTGATTTTCAATTTCGAAATTCTTAAGCTGGCTAAAAGCCCACTCTATTTTACGAACATTGCCAATGACATTCACGTCTGtaacaaaaatcaattcttAACGTCCCAGATATTATGAAAACGTCTCCTCGATGGAGCTTCATAGGGCAGAGAGTCTTTAACTCCACATTATTCTAAGTTGGTCGTTGTTGAAGTAAATTACAACGTTGTCAGcgatttaataacaaaatgagACGAGATAGCACAAGGTCCTGTTAAATTAACCGTAAAGGTGTACAAAACCAGTGCAATTAAAGAAAGTTACATAAACTGTGACATATAATTTGGTAAACGTTTCTTAATTGAGACAATGCATTCTCACGGGGGCGGTACCATCTAACGTACTTTACTTTCCTCCATAGGTTTTACTAGGTTTCAGAGGAAACTTTCCTTAGTCGCAGTCTAAGTTTAAACCTGGATGTAGgcggtttatttttattaaacgttGCCTCAGTTAATCTCCGATTGGGTGATTCTGAATTAGCTTTAGCAGCGTGTCAATTAGATCTTTAAGGCAATAGAATTGCAAATGAGGACCTCTTTGGGTGATGTcggattaatttaatttgggGTGTAGATGCCTTATTAGGGATACAGGCTCGAGCTAGAGGCAAATGTTTCACTGAggaaatcaattaaaaacagtGCAACCAACGACACTTAACCTTTGCCACATTCAATTTACTGTTGCTCTCCTTTTAATCGAGTGATAAATGTAGTTTACTGTCGCTTATCGACCCTCGACCTTCCACAATACAATAGCAGAAATTTACACCCTGTTCCCGGCTTTATGGGTAAGAATTCGCTGGAAAGAATGTTAGATGTGGGTCACACACCATTGAACCACGACAACGAATTATCTCAGCCATGGCTGCATAACTAAAATAACTCGCAATTTACAACTACGCGGTGCCATGGGCTTTGCTAAATTGGGATTATGCTTTTGGAGATAATCTCatttaatatcaaatattatgGAGCACAAGACACTGCGAGCACTAGCGCCATCTCTTGACAGTGACATTTACTCTAGTATTAACACCATCTTGCGGAATTAAGCACAAAGCAATAAATGAACCGAACACCAACAAAAGCACTATTACAAGTCAACAACACTCGTTTAATGTTTGAACGTTAACGGCTAGATCTTTAATAGTTTCGTCGCCATTTTAAATCTCGTTTAATTAACTGCTGCCAGCGAAATTAATTACTCTTAATTGCCTGCCAGGGATATTAAAGTTTAAGCTCGCTATAAATTGAGTCATTCAAGTTATGCGTGACTAATACCAATTAAAAGCGAGGTATCCCTTCTGGCTCTATAGTAACCAATGAAAAAAGGCCACGTTGCATTTCTGCACGAGACCCGCCCATTGGGGCGTGCCTGATTGGTCGAGCGGTGGTTGAACTTAACTCTTTAAAGACGCAACAGGAAAATCTTCGAATTTTCTCATACaactgagaaaaaaagttgGTGATATTAGTATAGTAATAGGCCCCGCCCTTTACGGCTTAACAGTATGGCGGGACCTGGCAAACTTCGAATGGTGGATGCTTAACTTATTGTGATATTTATGCGTCACTTTTTACAAGGACAAGTTCAgacgcattttttaaatgtctaaAAAGCTCCGCTTCCTGTAACCTTAACATGTCGTATTGGGGACGAGTCTAATgccaattttatgaattttcagTGACGAGGCTCGGACTTTGGGTTTCACTGTCTTAGTGGACATGAGAGGAGCCACCTGGTCAACGGTTAAGCCTATCCTCAAAGCGTTGCACGAGCACTTCCCCCAGGGGGCAGTCCATCAGGCCCTCATCGTCAAACCAGATAACTTTTGGCAGAAACAGCGGACGTCCTTAGGCTCACATAAGTACAAATTTGAGGTAGGTGCACTTCAGATTATTGCTCTCAAATATTTGACATtgtcattttgacattttcagACAAATATGATAAGTATCGAGGCCCTGCCGAAGATAATTGACACTAGCCAACTGACAGCGGACCTCGAAGGAACACTTTCTTATGATCATTCTAATTGGTTAGAAACTAGGTTAGTAGCAGTGTTGCCTCTTATACAGTAATATTATGGattctttaaatttaggtTAGCAATAGAAGAATTCTCGTGGCAAGCTGCGGACCTCCTGGACCGCCTGGACGATCTACAAGAAGATCTGGCCAGGAACGACTTCGCCGACGACGTGAGCGGGGCCAAGCACAAGATCGATTTACACAACGAGATGAAGAAGAAGATTATGAAGGCCCCCGTCGAGGATATTGATGTGCTCGGGCAGCGCTTGCTGCAGAACGTGTGCGGGCACGACACTGGCCAAGGGCCGGACAAGGGCGGGGGGAGTAGTCCGGACGCCCTTAGTCCGGACCTGCAGGACATTAAGAACGTAGTCCTGCAGAACTTGGAGGCTGTGCATAGTGCTCAACAACACCTGCTACAATTGTGGCACCACAAGAAGGTGAAACTGGACCAATGCTTTCAACTGAGACTGTTTGAACAGGACTGTGAGAAGATGTTTGACTGGATCTGTCATAATCGTGACGTATTTTTGCTAAACTACGTGGAAATCGGACATACGTA
Encoded here:
- the LOC136411524 gene encoding b(0,+)-type amino acid transporter 1-like; translation: MMSEPTEVKPENGVGLKRELGLFSAVNLILAVMIGSGIFVSPAPALKYSGSVGMCAVVWVICGFVSLLGALAFAELGTVIPRSGAEYAYFMDSFGPLHNFWGRLPAFLYSWLMVIIIRPAEVAVIVLTFSEYISQPVMDLLCVQDLENENHVTKAMALVALGVITYINASSVKLYVKVQNVFGAFKVLACLVVIVGGIYELSIGNTRNLAKGFKGTSFAPKDVALAFYSGLWAYDGWSAVTTVTEEIKDPEKNIPRSILISVPIVTGLYVFMNVAYMTVLSIPEMMNSQAVAVTFGERVLGPFAFIIPLGVALSTFGCALSIQFGVTRLCYVAGQDGFMLEAFSYVHYKKLTPSPAVVFQGLIAFLFIASGDIVQLIEFASFLIWMFYGTAMVSLLILRRTKPDIPRPYKVPLFIPIFILLVAIYLSATPILADPDPMYLFALLFTVAGVPVYYLCISKRHQPKNIMSKVTYGMQMVFEVAPPQVT
- the MED20 gene encoding mediator of RNA polymerase II transcription subunit 20, encoding MGVTVLTQFPIDNRTGPQTVEILNKRIVALGASPQGQFLVDCETYISVPALGHQRTVHVLHNSEQPATVFSLLDTGSKIIPLATDGLFDLLMMKMNSFYQSKKQTKAESKGPRYEIGDFCVKLGTVTVSSNFKGVLVEVEYKPCVVPAMCWELMVEFMQGFLGSSAPTTPPPFLQNRMQDIYSPLDTIQQYLEHFTNFKKAQAPQMMMRPQ